One window of Hydractinia symbiolongicarpus strain clone_291-10 chromosome 3, HSymV2.1, whole genome shotgun sequence genomic DNA carries:
- the LOC130636312 gene encoding uncharacterized protein LOC130636312 codes for MTLPFTSKNRSKKFGCPTHFLVLNAFRFHFVTFRYVLITMDARSICFNLTCHKSNHGGGCRFDTNFQKMLDSYHIEEIFNKFIWNNENILMTSAKWATLEEFQILISKYECMDQVKQIIIREGGGIVVSALLNEDENVIKYMAEEIKILPTYSNRKSALGLAVEKNNIKAVAILYKHMKNYLENRGNEDKEIDSQLDSSFHQEEKEVGLFVKRYLKDYIYFEREERREQIAELLMHSVFFDEEDFKNVLVYTARYSPINTIFCVFDLIRDFFPNYFREKIKSLDSNEEDVLSIIAKYRLTNPNNVLRENINPNSEDIISIIEEYKLREIAITPEDFRELYKKYFYNKNVPRTNYTKKGSALYYLILHKQFELALFVLQKTNFKKCNSEQKNSFLKAIEELRWKLQDMHLENEQVRTSWGEALSVPLNDGTSKRKPKLIPSRQLREKKSMASNRKGQLLRQIATQLFYRWNNQKNKTLTEVQVMQVTNGIRLIIFVAFNPADNCIVKKIKEDTSKMQSVLKVVQTDYSIRYSTHRSNRYSKKLRKRLGNQPNKILSKVLSQTPVIVNSLDNFEYEWQNFYVLCLSNVADTKRHAEEILCDAASNLKEDFEPRDLTFSIYGKRRPCMSCLGRMRTAGIHHFNPNPGYFWYSSIGHQSEDCAKETLNILMTEVPHVTIENDEELLDYDTRSDSDSD; via the exons ATGACTTTACCGTTCACCTCAAAGAACCGTTCAAAGAAATTTGGATGCCCTACACATTTTCTGGTATTAAATGCGTTCCGCTTTCACTTTGTCACCTTCAGATATGTTTTG ataacAATGGATGCTCGTTCAATAtgctttaatttgacatgccaTAAAAGTAATCATGGTGGAGGTTGCAGATTTGAtactaattttcaaaaaatgttagaTTCCTATCACATTGAGGAAAtatttaacaaatttatttgGAACAATGAGAATATTTTAATGACATCTGCTAAATGGGCAACCTTAGAAGAATTCCAAATATTAATAAGCAAGTATGAATGCATGGATCAAGTTAAGCAGATAATAATAAGGGAAGGTGGTGGTATTGTTGTTTCTGCACTCTTAAATGAGGACGAAAATGTTATTAAATACATGGCAGAAGAAATTAAAATACTTCCCACATATTCAAATCGTAAATCAGCTTTAGGGTTAGCCGTTGAAAAGAACAACATAAAAGCGGTGGCGATTTTATATAAACATATGAAAAACTATCTTGAAAATAGGGGAAATGAGGATAAAGAAATTGATTCTCAATTAGATTCCTCTTTCCACCAGGAGGAAAAAGAAGTTGGATTGTTTGTTAAACGCTACCTAAAAGATTACATTTATTTTGAAAGAGAGGAAAGGAGAGAACAAATCGCCGAACTTTTGATGCATTCTGTATTCTTTGACgaagaagattttaaaaatgtacttGTTTATACTGCTCGATACTCCCCGATAAATACAATATTTTGCGTTTTTGATCTAATACGTGATTTTTTTCCTAACTATTTCAGAGAGAAAATAAAGAGTTTAGATTCAAACGAAGAAGACGTCTTATCAATTATTGCAAAATACAGATTGACTAATCCCAATAATGTTTTAAGAGAAAATATCAATCCAAATAGTGAAGACATTATATCAATTATAGAAGAATATAAATTACGGGAGATTGCGATAACGCCTGAAGATTTTAGGGAACTTTACAAGAagtatttttacaataaaaatgtcCCACGaacaaattatacaaagaaaggatcTGCATTATATTACTTAATACTTCACAAACAATTTGAATTAGCATTGTTTGTTCtgcaaaaaacaaactttaagaAATGTAATTCtgaacaaaaaaatagttttctaAAAGCAATCGAAGAACTCCGATGGAAGCTTCAGGATATGCACTTGGAGAACGAACAAGTGAGAACATCCTGGGGTGAAGCCTTGTCAGTACCCTTAAATGATGGCACAAGTAAACGAAAACCAAAGTTAATACCAAGTCGGCAATtaagagaaaagaaaagtatGGCATCAAATAGAAAAGGGCAGCTACTTCGCCAAATAGCAACACAGTTATTTTACCGCTGGAATAACCAAAAGAATAAAACATTAACAGAAGTTCAAGTAATGCAAGTGACAAATGGAATTAGGTTGATAATTTTTGTAGCGTTTAATCCCGCAGACAACTGCATAGTTAAAAAGATTAAAGAAGATACATCTAAGATGCAGTCAGTGCTTAAAGTGGTTCAAACTGACTACAGTATCAGATATAGTACACATCGATCAAATCGTTACAGCAAAAAACTACGAAAGCGTCTAGGCAATCAGCCTAACAAAATCCTTTCTAAGGTGTTAAGTCAAACTCCTGTGATTGTGAATAGCTTGGATAATTTTGAATACGAATGGCAGAATTTCTATGTGCTATGTCTTTCCAATGTTGCTGACACCAAGAGACACGCAGAAGAGATTTTATGCGACGCTGCTAGCAATTTAAAAGAAGATTTCGAACCTCGTGACTTGACATTCTCCATTTATGGAAAAAGACGACCATGCATGAGCTGTCTTGGGCGAATGAGAACTGCAGGAATTCATCATTTTAATCCTAATCCTGGATACTTTTGGTATTCTTCAATCGGTCATCAGTCAGAAGATTGTGCTAAAGAAACACTAAATATTTTGATGACAGAAGTACCACACGTGACCATTGAGAATGATGAAGAGCTTTTAGATTATGATACTAGGTCGGATTCGGATTCAGATTAA
- the LOC130636960 gene encoding adrenocorticotropic hormone receptor-like gives MTNRTNQSLEDSLWCLQYNFEIYKTKVVRWNLIISCYVAILLSCLVIGSNGLLLMLVSAKKSVRSKVNILYVMLSISDLLSGLTYIPVYVYLSIGFYKNSPYCFLVPIWSVLGYANTTMSISAIACITMEVYLAVVNPIAYKARVKRKLFPKILTAVWFVCIISPFVTKFAFPNFWWMYRAFMTVYGFAILISLIICQYRVSAYLHKNQGISSGQRNKKAMRVALEVLFVYGMVSVPSIAFNIINTLKHSPANHSYWETWVVIIAGCNALFDTFIYGFRSKELKREARVFVFGE, from the coding sequence ATGACCAACCGTACTAACCAGTCTCTAGAAGACAGTCTATGGTGTTTACAGTACAattttgaaatctataaaacCAAAGTTGTTCGATGGAATCTGATTATATCATGCTATGTTGCTATCCTGTTAAGCTGTTTGGTCATAGGTTCCAATGGATTGCTGCTGATGCTTGTATCAGCAAAGAAATCTGTGAGGAgcaaagtaaatattttatacGTCATGCTATCCATTTCGGATTTACTATCGGGACTCACGTATATTCCTGTGTACGTTTATTTATCAATTGGCTTCTACAAGAACTCGCCATATTGTTTTCTAGTCCCAATATGGTCAGTTCTAGGATACGCAAACACAACAATGTCAATTTCTGCAATTGCGTGCATTACTATGGAAGTCTACTTAGCAGTAGTAAATCCAATTGCTTATAAAGCGCGCGTGAAAAGAAAGCTATTTCCCAAAATACTAACGGCAGTATGGTTCGTATGTATAATATCGCCATTCGTTACCAAGTTTGCTTTTCCAAATTTTTGGTGGATGTACCGTGCGTTTATGACTGTTTACGGATTTGCCATTCTTATATCCTTAATAATATGCCAATACCGAGTTAGTGCTTACTTACACAAAAATCAAGGAATTTCATCAGGCCAGCGGAATAAAAAGGCGATGCGTGTTGCCTTAGAAGTGCTGTTTGTGTACGGAATGGTCAGTGTTCCATCAATTGCCTTTAACATAATCAATACTTTGAAACACTCACCAGCGAATCATTCGTACTGGGAAACATGGGTTGTTATTATTGCAGGTTGCAATGCTTTGTTCGATACATTTATTTATGGTTTTCGATCAAAGGAGTTAAAGCGTGAAGCACGTGTTTTTGTCTTTGGAGAATGA
- the LOC130636313 gene encoding uncharacterized protein LOC130636313 translates to MGVYLLVIVAVLVILIQRAKERNTSQPYAHIKQSKPIPCDYQLIKAQVPLLEQPQFQNHTRFFAEDFSVAEKKPRREKREVPKIVLDDLRSNNAKKKVSCELEANACKLRVEEDRYQQFCVEDVERKAFDGSSDSYASMFEEHDEITPPRSPKSPKSPMNFLKKQRSSLKKLRKKLSGNFSSDESQ, encoded by the exons ATGGGCGTTTATCTTCTTGTAATCGTGGCTGTGTTAGTGATCCTGATTCAACGTGCTAAGGAGCGAAATACATCCCAACCGTATGCTCACATCAAACAAAGTAAACCGATCCCTTGCGATTATCAATTAATAAAAGCGCAAGTACCTTTGCTAGAGCAACCTCAGTTTCAAAACCACACTCGTTTTTTCGCGGAAGATTTTAGTGTCGCGGAAAAGAAACCTCGCCGAGAAAAAAGAGAAGTGCCAAAAATTGTG ttAGATGATTTGCGAAGTAACAATGCAAAGAAAAAGGTATCGTGTGAACTCGAAGCAAACGCGTGCAAATTGCGTGTTGAGGAAGATCGATATCAGCAATTCTGCGTTGAAGATGTGGAACGAAAAGCTTTTGATGGATCAAGCG ATTCGTATGCGTCTATGTTTGAAGAACATGATGAAATCACGCCACCTCGAAGTCCGAAAAGTCCAAAAAGTCCTATGAATTTTTTGAAGAAGCAACGTTCATCGTTGAAGAAATTAAGAAAGAAATTATCAGGAAACTTTAGCAGCgacgaaagtcaataa